A genomic stretch from Helianthus annuus cultivar XRQ/B chromosome 1, HanXRQr2.0-SUNRISE, whole genome shotgun sequence includes:
- the LOC110936588 gene encoding probably inactive leucine-rich repeat receptor-like protein kinase At2g25790, with product MRKTRVRNTQETCFMFMFLFLFLFFSLSTCDGLGDYNEHELLLSIKSSIDDPSSFLSNWNSSSSFCNWNGVSCNSNSDSNSNSNSSSTRVTGINLSGKNLSGTISESLFKFLHVETIDLSNNQLIGEIPKNIFTCSSLVHLNLSNNNLTGWIPKGSIPNLEKLDVSNNFLSGPIPDGIGSFSKLQYLDLGGNVLSSKIPKSISNLTKLQYLTLASNQLVGELPSELGFLKSLKFIYLGYNNFRGRIPTEIGYLTSLNHLNLAFNNLTGEIPPSLGNLTELNYLFLYFNKLKGPIPKTIFNLKKLKALDVSDNLLSGEIPELVSEFRVLEVLHLFSNHFSGKIPKSLTTLPHLQVLQLWSNKFSGEIPEDLGRYNNLTILDLSTNNLTGRIPERLCASRILQKLILFSNSIEGEIPKSLSHCKSLARVRLQNNKLSGQLSPDFAQLPLVYFLDLSANNLSGEINGLKWKMPKLQMLSLSRNRFSGELPDSFGSNKLENLDLSENEFSGSIPPSFDKFSELMELKLSKNMLTGNIPNELSSCKKIVSINLSYNHLTGGIPETLSSLPVLGNLDLSMNQLSGEIPDALGNLESLVEVNISFNRFHGKLPSVGVFLSINWTAVTGNNLCGGGSVTHLPPCKGIKNPNWWVLGLVVAGVTCSAMCILLFLYVKRRNEDVHEVTKMMKTELDGGGVWELRFFDPKASKTMEINEILQSLRGHRNVVEAKNIRYFIKEFNDTNLNTDPINEFKKIGKFRHPNIIKLCAICKGENGRIILVHEHVEGKKLREVMGDLSWENRLKIAIGIAKALRYLHGCCSPAGIVGNVSPENVMVVDGKDDACVKLIPPWIAFPEITKCLVSSAYVAPETKETKELTESSDMYSFGIILIELLTGKSPVDAEIGLHGNLVDWARYCYSDCHFEAWVDPLIKVDALKNLNQIVEIMNLAVQCTCHDPATRPYAWEVVKTLESVRGSRSLCF from the exons ATGAGGAAGACAAGAGTAAGAAACACACAAGAAACATGCTTCATGTTCATgttcttgtttttatttttgttcttttcattGAGTACTTGTGATGGACTTGGAGACTACAATGAGCATGAATTACTTCTATCCATCAAATCTTCCATAGATGATCCATCATCCTTCCTCTCCAACTGGAACAGCTCTTCATCTTTCTGTAACTGGAATGGCGTATCATGTAATTCCAATTCcgattccaattccaattccaattccagtTCAACACGTGTCACCGGAATTAATCTTTCGGGGAAGAACTTATCCGGGACGATCTCGGAATCGTTGTTCAAGTTCTTGCATGTAGAAACAATTGATCTCTCCAACAACCAGCTCATTGGTGAGATTCCAAAAAACATATTCACTTGCTCTTCACTTGTTCATCTCAACTTAAGCAACAACAATCTAACAGGATGGATTCCCAAAGGTTCCATTCCAAATCTTGAAAAGTTAGATGTGTCAAACAACTTCCTTTCCGGTCCAATCCCGGATGGAATAGGATCATTctccaagttacaatatcttgaTCTAGGTGGAAATGTTTTATCTAGCAAGATTCCAAAGTCCATTTCGAATCTAACAAAGTTACAATATTTAACTTTGGCATCAAACCAGCTAGTTGGTGAATTACCAtctgaattagggtttttgaaaagcTTAAAGTTTATCTACTTGGGTTACAACAATTTCCGGGGTCGAATTCCAACCGAAATCGGTTATTTAACCTCCTTGAATCATCTCAATCTTGCTTTCAATAACCTCACCGGTGAAATCCCACCTTCACTTGGTAATCTAACCGAACTTAACTACCTTTTTTTGTACTTTAACAAGCTCAAGGGTCCAATTCCAAAGACCATTTTTAACCTCAAGAAGTTAAAAGCTCTTGATGTGAGTGATAATCTTTTGTCAGGTGAGATTCCGGAACTAGTTTCTGAGTTTAGGGTTTTAGAAGTTCTTCACTTGTTTTCCAATCATTTTTCAGGAAAAATACCAAAATCTTTGACCACTCTGCCTCACCTACAAGTACTTCAGTTATGGTCTAATAAGTTTTCCGGTGAGATTCCGGAAGATCTTGGTAGGTACAATAACCTAACCATATTAGATCTTTCCACCAATAATCTCACCGGAAGAATCCCGGAACGCCTTTGTGCTTCCAGGATTCTCCAAAAACTTATCCTATTCTCAAACTCTATTGAAGGGGAAATCCCTAAAAGCTTGAGCCATTGCAAGAGCTTGGCTAGGGTTCGACTTCAAAACAATAAACTATCCGGTCAGTTGTCACCAGATTTCGCTCAACTCCCACTTGTTTACTTTCTTGATTTGTCGGCGAACAATCTTTCTGGTGAAATAAACGGTTTAAAATGGAAAATGCCAAAGCTTCAAATGCTGAGTTTGTCAAGAAATAGATTTTCAGGAGAGTTGCCTGATTCTTTTGGCAGCAACAAACTTGAGAATCTGGACTTGTCGGAGAATGAATTTTCGGGTTCAATTCCTCCTAGTTTCGATAAGTTTTCGGAGTTAATGGAACTAAAGTTAAGCAAGAATATGCTCACAGGAAACATACCCAATGAATTATCTTCATGCAAGAAGATAGTGAGCATTAACTTAAGCTACAATCATCTAACCGGTGGGATCCCGGAAACGCTTTCAAGCTTGCCGGTTCTTggaaatcttgatttatcaatgAACCAACTTTCAGGTGAAATCCCGGACGCCCTAGGGAATTTGGAATCACTTGTTGAAGTGAACATATCTTTCAACCGTTTTCATGGGAAATTACCGTCGGTCGGAGTGTTTCTCTCGATCAACTGGACCGCGGTCACTGGAAACAACTTGTGTGGGGGTGGATCCGTCACCCATTTACCACCATGCAAGGGAATTAAAAACCCTAACTGGTGGGTTTTAGGGTTGGTTGTGGCTGGTGTCACATGTAGTGCTATGTGTATTTTGCTCTTTTTGTATGTTAAAAGAAGAAATGAAGATGTTCATGAGGTGACAAAGATGATGAAAACGGAATTAGATGGAGGTGGGGTATGGGAGTTGAGGTTTTTCGATCCGAAAGCTTCAAAGACCATGGAGATTAATGAAATTCTACAATCTTTGAGAGGGCACAG GAACGTTGTAGAAGCGAAAAACATTCGATATTTCATCAAGGAATTCAATGATACTAATCTCAATACTGATCCCATCAATGAATTCAAGAAGATTGGCAAATTTCGGCATCCAAACATCATCAAATTATGTGCAATTTGCAAGGGCGAAAATGGAAGAATTATTTTGGTTCATGAACATGTTGAAGGGAAGAAGCTGAGGGAAGTAATGGGAGATTTAAGTTGGGAAAACCGCTTAAAAATTGCTATTGGAATCGCGAAAGCTCTGCGTTATTTGCATGGGTGTTGCTCGCCGGCGGGCATTGTTGGCAATGTTTCGCCGGAAAATGTTATGGTGGTTGATGGAAAAGATGATGCATGTGTAAAATTGATACCTCCATGGATAGCTTTTCCTGAGATCACTAAGTGTTTGGTTTCTTCAGCTTATGTTGCACCAG AGACAAAAGAGACCAAAGAGTTAACCGAAAGCAGTGACATGTACAGCTTCGGCATCATCCTCATTGAACTACTTACGGGAAAATCTCCGGTTGATGCCGAGATTGGTTTGCATGGAAACCTAGTAGATTGGGCGCGATATTGCTACTCGGATTGCCATTTTGAGGCATGGGTTGATCCATTAATTAAGGTAGACGCGTTGAAAAACCTTAATCAGATTGTCGAGATCATGAATCTCGCCGTGCAATGCACGTGTCATGATCCGGCTACACGACCATATGCATGGGAGGTAGTGAAAACACTAGAGTCTGTTAGGGGGTCACGTAGTTTATGTTTTTAG